Proteins from a genomic interval of Microbacterium abyssi:
- a CDS encoding MazG family protein, with protein sequence MGDAVTDADALRAAAETMRAVRERCVWSQQITHRDLVPYLIEESHEVIDAVETGERAELREELGDLLWQVLFHAAIAAQDPEDPFDIDDVAQTLTEKMVRRHPHVFGDEVANTPEEVLVHWNAAKAAEKRERRSVLDGVPRGMPALALAQKVLGRAASVGAGEDIALAAHDAAEIGAAPESEDELGDLLLTLTATARANGWDAERALRERLRVVEDEVRAAEAG encoded by the coding sequence ATGGGGGACGCCGTGACCGACGCCGATGCGCTGCGAGCCGCCGCCGAGACCATGCGCGCCGTGCGCGAACGCTGCGTGTGGTCGCAGCAGATCACCCACCGCGACCTCGTGCCGTACCTCATCGAGGAGTCGCACGAGGTGATCGACGCCGTCGAGACGGGGGAGCGGGCGGAACTGCGCGAGGAGCTCGGCGATCTGCTCTGGCAGGTGCTGTTCCACGCGGCGATCGCCGCACAGGATCCGGAGGATCCGTTCGACATCGACGACGTGGCACAGACTCTCACCGAGAAGATGGTGCGGCGGCATCCGCACGTGTTCGGCGATGAGGTCGCGAACACGCCAGAAGAGGTGCTCGTGCACTGGAATGCCGCGAAGGCGGCCGAGAAGCGTGAGCGCCGCAGCGTGCTCGACGGCGTTCCGCGCGGGATGCCGGCACTCGCGCTCGCGCAGAAGGTGCTCGGACGCGCGGCTTCGGTGGGAGCGGGCGAAGATATCGCCCTCGCCGCGCACGACGCCGCCGAGATCGGTGCGGCCCCGGAGTCGGAGGACGAGCTCGGCGACCTGCTGCTGACGCTCACTGCGACCGCCCGCGCGAACGGCTGGGACGCCGAGCGCGCCCTCCGCGAGCGCCTCCGCGTCGTCGAGGACGAGGTCCGAGCGGCGGAGGCCGGCTGA
- the nhaA gene encoding Na+/H+ antiporter NhaA — protein MSDSRNLLRTQQFPAVLLLLAAALGLLLANLPTQGPIAAVLDFHIAIPGTAIDLSVAHWISDGLLAIFFFVVAMELQYELTRGDLSSFRKALQPAIAAAGGVLVPIIIYLVIAGGEGTASGWPIPTATDIAFALGVLAVFGKGLPTAVRVFLLALAILDDIIGIIFIAVLFAHDLNWIYLALAVVGVVAFGFLSRMLPVKHAWLVIAAMIVIGVLVWALVLLSGIHATIAGVMLGLAIAQSPSMRARHVLDPWVNGAILPIFAFAAAFVVIPAVSPSELSPAFFGIAIALPIGKIIGITLFGWVALRIGAKEKAPALTVMDLVAAGTLGGIGFTVSLLLANLAFANDTDIRDQAILGVLVGSLIALVLSGIIVSSRAAWHRRVAAASS, from the coding sequence ATGTCTGACTCCCGAAACCTCCTGCGCACGCAGCAGTTCCCCGCGGTTCTGCTGCTGCTGGCGGCGGCCCTCGGCCTGCTGCTGGCGAACCTCCCGACCCAGGGGCCGATCGCCGCGGTACTGGACTTCCACATCGCCATCCCGGGGACGGCCATCGACCTCTCGGTCGCGCACTGGATCTCGGACGGTCTTCTCGCCATCTTCTTCTTCGTCGTGGCGATGGAGCTGCAGTACGAGCTCACCCGCGGCGACCTCAGTTCGTTCCGCAAGGCGCTGCAGCCGGCGATCGCGGCCGCCGGCGGCGTGCTGGTGCCGATCATCATCTACCTCGTGATCGCGGGCGGTGAGGGCACCGCATCCGGCTGGCCCATCCCGACCGCGACCGACATCGCGTTCGCGCTCGGGGTGCTTGCGGTGTTCGGCAAGGGTCTGCCCACGGCTGTGCGCGTGTTCCTGCTGGCGCTCGCCATCCTCGACGACATCATCGGCATCATCTTCATCGCCGTGCTTTTCGCGCACGACCTGAACTGGATCTACCTCGCGCTGGCCGTGGTCGGCGTCGTCGCCTTCGGCTTCCTCTCGCGGATGCTGCCCGTCAAGCACGCGTGGCTCGTGATCGCCGCGATGATCGTCATCGGCGTGCTGGTCTGGGCGCTCGTGCTGCTCTCCGGCATCCACGCGACGATCGCCGGCGTCATGCTCGGCCTCGCGATCGCGCAGTCGCCGTCGATGCGCGCGCGCCACGTGCTCGATCCGTGGGTGAACGGCGCGATCCTGCCGATCTTCGCCTTCGCCGCCGCATTCGTCGTGATCCCCGCGGTGTCGCCCAGCGAGCTGTCGCCGGCGTTCTTCGGCATCGCGATCGCGCTGCCGATCGGCAAGATCATCGGCATCACCCTGTTCGGCTGGGTGGCGCTCCGGATCGGGGCGAAGGAGAAGGCTCCCGCCCTCACGGTCATGGATCTGGTGGCGGCTGGAACGCTGGGCGGCATCGGGTTCACCGTGTCGCTTCTGCTCGCCAACCTGGCGTTCGCGAACGACACTGACATCCGCGACCAGGCGATCCTCGGCGTGCTGGTCGGCTCGCTGATCGCGCTCGTGCTCTCCGGGATCATCGTCTCGTCGCGGGCGGCGTGGCACCGCCGCGTGGCGGCCGCGAGCTCCTGA
- a CDS encoding phosphoenolpyruvate carboxylase, protein MTTEPTYTEPTQTEAIRVIGRFEAGRGIPDEMRADVRMLGGLLGQVLQECGSPGLFEDVERLRLATIQAYEAESAEAFERATEIAESFTVQRADEVARAFTCYFHLVNLAEEHQRVRILRERAGKPGREDAADTVAAAYAQLRGEVGEDEARRRLSGLRFHPVFTAHPTEARRRAVSTSIRRLSELLTAHDASSDGGAEQHRARRRMLEEVDTLWRTAPLRAQKPSPTDEVRTVMSVFDETLFTTVPHVYRRIDDALRGEQSGASEPVVPAFVRIGSWVGGDRDGNPFVTASVTREAADIAADHVLRGLERALERIGRALTLDAESTPPSDDVVALWEAFSASHQDIADEIAARSPEEPHRRVVLAFANRVAATRLGTPGGYSAPEELLGDLRAVQTSLSASGAKRHAFGGIQHLIWQVETYGFHLTELEVRQHSQVHRHALAELEAGGELSEQTLEVLEVFRAIAEIQRSYGLRAAGRYVVSFTQSAEDLGNVHRLARHALGDDVPVLDVVPLFETFADLQAAPAILAEVVGFPEFRKRMTATENRLEVMLGYSDSSKDVGPVAANLALYEAQEKIALWAQDAGIELTLFHGRGGALGRGGGPANSAILAQPPHSVDGRFKLTEQGEVIFARYGEPAIAMRHIDQVAAATLLASSPSVEERTSGAAARFADIAQVMDAASRERFFQLVKADGFAPWFATVTPMEEIGLLALGSRPARRGLSVESLEDLRAIPWVFAWTQARINLAGWFGLGTALGAVGDEALLREAYREWPLLHTMIDNVAMSLAKTDERIARRYLALGDRDDLAQLVLDELTLTREWVIRLTGGTGLLENKPILQRAVALRSPYVDALSLLQLRALRELRSAASASAEGSGADDEQRRLLLLSVSGVAAGLQNTG, encoded by the coding sequence ATGACCACGGAGCCGACCTACACAGAGCCCACGCAGACCGAGGCCATCCGCGTCATCGGCCGGTTCGAAGCCGGGCGAGGCATTCCCGATGAGATGCGCGCCGATGTGCGCATGCTCGGCGGCCTGCTCGGACAGGTGCTGCAGGAGTGCGGCAGTCCAGGACTGTTCGAGGATGTCGAGCGCCTGCGCCTGGCGACGATCCAGGCGTACGAGGCCGAGAGCGCCGAGGCGTTCGAGCGCGCGACGGAGATCGCCGAGTCGTTCACCGTCCAGCGGGCCGACGAGGTCGCCAGGGCGTTCACCTGTTACTTCCACCTCGTGAACCTCGCCGAGGAGCACCAGCGGGTCCGGATCCTGCGCGAGCGCGCCGGCAAGCCCGGGCGCGAAGATGCCGCCGACACTGTCGCCGCGGCCTACGCGCAGCTGCGCGGCGAGGTCGGCGAGGACGAAGCGCGGCGCCGGCTGTCAGGACTCCGGTTCCACCCCGTCTTCACGGCGCATCCCACCGAGGCGCGACGGCGCGCGGTGTCCACCAGCATTCGCCGGCTCTCCGAACTCCTCACCGCGCACGACGCGTCCAGCGACGGTGGTGCCGAACAGCACCGCGCCCGCCGCCGCATGCTGGAGGAGGTCGACACGCTCTGGCGCACCGCTCCCCTGCGCGCGCAGAAGCCGTCGCCGACCGACGAGGTGCGCACGGTCATGTCGGTGTTCGACGAGACGCTGTTCACGACGGTGCCGCACGTGTACCGCCGCATCGACGACGCCCTGCGCGGTGAGCAGTCCGGCGCGAGCGAACCGGTCGTGCCCGCCTTCGTCCGCATCGGCTCCTGGGTGGGCGGCGACCGGGACGGCAACCCGTTCGTGACGGCATCCGTCACCAGGGAGGCGGCCGATATCGCCGCCGACCATGTTCTGCGCGGTCTCGAGCGCGCCCTTGAGCGGATCGGCCGCGCGCTCACGCTGGATGCTGAGAGCACACCGCCGAGCGACGACGTCGTCGCGCTGTGGGAGGCGTTCTCGGCATCGCACCAGGACATCGCAGACGAGATCGCCGCGCGCTCCCCCGAGGAGCCGCACCGACGCGTCGTGCTCGCATTCGCGAACCGGGTCGCCGCCACGCGCCTCGGCACGCCCGGCGGCTACTCCGCGCCCGAGGAGCTCCTCGGCGACCTCCGCGCCGTGCAGACTTCGCTGTCGGCATCCGGCGCGAAGCGGCATGCTTTCGGCGGCATCCAGCACCTCATCTGGCAGGTGGAGACCTACGGCTTCCACCTCACGGAGCTCGAGGTGCGCCAGCATTCGCAGGTGCACCGGCACGCACTCGCCGAACTCGAAGCCGGCGGCGAGCTCAGCGAGCAGACCCTCGAGGTGCTCGAGGTCTTCCGCGCGATCGCCGAGATCCAGCGCAGCTACGGCCTGCGCGCCGCAGGTCGCTACGTCGTCTCGTTCACGCAGTCCGCCGAGGACCTCGGGAACGTTCATCGCCTCGCCCGCCACGCGCTCGGCGACGACGTGCCCGTGCTCGACGTCGTGCCGCTGTTCGAGACGTTCGCCGACCTGCAGGCTGCGCCGGCGATCCTCGCCGAGGTCGTCGGATTCCCCGAGTTCCGCAAGCGTATGACCGCGACAGAGAATCGCCTCGAGGTCATGCTCGGGTACTCGGACTCGTCCAAGGACGTCGGACCCGTCGCCGCGAACCTCGCGCTCTACGAGGCGCAGGAGAAGATCGCCCTCTGGGCGCAGGATGCCGGGATCGAACTGACGCTGTTCCACGGACGCGGCGGGGCGCTCGGCCGCGGCGGCGGCCCGGCTAACTCCGCGATCCTCGCCCAGCCGCCGCACTCTGTCGACGGCCGCTTCAAGCTCACCGAGCAGGGCGAGGTCATCTTCGCCCGTTACGGCGAGCCCGCGATCGCGATGCGGCACATCGACCAGGTCGCCGCGGCAACGCTGCTCGCTTCCTCCCCGAGCGTCGAGGAGCGCACCAGCGGTGCCGCCGCGCGCTTCGCGGACATCGCGCAGGTGATGGATGCCGCCTCCCGTGAACGCTTCTTCCAGCTCGTGAAGGCCGACGGCTTCGCCCCCTGGTTCGCCACCGTCACCCCGATGGAGGAGATCGGACTGCTCGCGCTGGGCTCCCGCCCGGCACGCCGTGGCCTGTCCGTCGAGTCGCTGGAGGACCTCCGGGCCATCCCGTGGGTGTTCGCGTGGACGCAGGCGCGCATCAACCTCGCCGGCTGGTTCGGCCTCGGCACCGCGCTGGGGGCCGTCGGCGACGAGGCGCTCCTCAGGGAGGCGTACCGCGAGTGGCCGCTGCTGCACACCATGATCGACAACGTCGCCATGAGTCTCGCGAAGACCGACGAGCGGATCGCCCGCCGCTACCTCGCGCTCGGCGACCGCGATGATCTGGCCCAGCTGGTGCTCGACGAGCTCACCCTCACCAGGGAGTGGGTCATCCGTCTCACCGGCGGCACCGGTCTGCTCGAGAACAAGCCGATCCTGCAGCGGGCCGTGGCCCTCCGCAGCCCCTACGTCGACGCGCTCTCGCTGCTGCAGCTGCGCGCCCTGCGCGAGCTGCGGTCGGCGGCATCCGCCTCGGCCGAAGGCTCGGGAGCCGACGATGAACAGCGCCGCCTGCTCCTGCTCTCGGTCAGCGGCGTCGCCGCGGGCCTGCAGAACACCGGATGA
- the gdhA gene encoding NADP-specific glutamate dehydrogenase → MTATLTDFHPLTESVQPVFDTVLARSPHEPEFQQAVHEVLGTISPALERHPEYVEAGILDRIVEPERQIMFRVPWIDDAGKLQVNRGYRIQFSSVLGPYKGGLRFHPSVNLSIIKFLGFEQIFKNALTGQGIGGAKGGSDFDPHGRSDAEIMRFCQSFMSELYRHLGEHTDVPAGDIGVGGREIGYLFGTYRKITNRHESGMFTGKGTGWGGAEVRTEATGYGAVFFAQEMLGVHNESFDGKRVGVSGSGNVAIYAIQKATQLGATAVTASDSSGYVVDDAGIDLDLLRQIKEVERGRIVEYANRRASARFVEGGSVWDVPVDIAVPSATQNEVSLEDAEALIANGVRAVSEGANMPCVPDAVAAFQRAGVLFAPGKAANAGGVATSALEMSQNAARQRWTFDDSENKLREIMRDIHQAAFDAAEKYDVAGDYVAGANIAGFQRVAAAMLAQGVI, encoded by the coding sequence GTGACCGCCACCCTCACTGACTTCCACCCGCTCACCGAGTCCGTACAGCCCGTGTTCGACACGGTGCTGGCACGGAGCCCGCACGAACCCGAGTTCCAGCAGGCCGTGCACGAGGTACTCGGAACGATCTCGCCCGCGCTCGAGCGGCACCCGGAGTATGTCGAAGCCGGCATCCTGGATCGGATCGTCGAGCCGGAGCGTCAGATCATGTTCCGCGTGCCGTGGATCGATGACGCCGGGAAGCTGCAGGTGAACCGCGGCTACCGCATCCAGTTCTCCTCCGTGCTCGGCCCGTACAAGGGCGGTCTGCGCTTCCACCCCTCGGTGAACCTGTCGATCATCAAGTTCCTCGGCTTCGAGCAGATCTTCAAGAACGCGCTCACCGGCCAGGGCATCGGGGGCGCCAAGGGCGGATCGGACTTCGACCCGCACGGCCGCTCGGATGCCGAGATCATGCGCTTCTGCCAGTCGTTCATGAGCGAGCTGTACCGCCACCTCGGCGAGCACACCGACGTCCCCGCGGGCGACATCGGCGTCGGCGGCCGTGAGATCGGCTACCTGTTCGGCACCTACCGCAAGATCACCAACCGTCACGAGTCGGGCATGTTCACCGGCAAGGGCACCGGATGGGGCGGCGCCGAGGTGCGCACCGAGGCCACCGGCTACGGCGCGGTGTTCTTCGCGCAGGAGATGCTCGGTGTGCACAACGAGTCGTTCGACGGCAAGCGCGTCGGCGTCTCCGGCTCCGGAAACGTCGCGATCTACGCCATCCAGAAGGCCACCCAGCTCGGGGCCACCGCGGTCACGGCATCCGACTCGTCCGGCTACGTCGTCGACGACGCCGGAATCGACCTCGACCTGCTTCGCCAGATCAAGGAGGTCGAGCGCGGCCGCATCGTCGAGTACGCGAACCGTCGTGCGAGCGCCCGCTTCGTCGAGGGCGGCAGCGTCTGGGACGTGCCGGTCGACATCGCCGTACCGTCGGCCACGCAGAACGAGGTCAGCCTCGAAGACGCCGAGGCGCTCATCGCGAACGGCGTCCGCGCGGTCTCCGAGGGCGCGAACATGCCGTGTGTTCCGGATGCCGTCGCGGCGTTCCAGCGGGCCGGTGTGCTGTTCGCCCCGGGCAAAGCCGCCAACGCCGGTGGCGTGGCGACCTCTGCGCTCGAGATGAGCCAGAACGCCGCTCGTCAGCGCTGGACCTTCGACGACAGCGAGAACAAGCTGCGTGAGATCATGCGCGACATCCACCAGGCGGCATTCGACGCGGCCGAGAAGTACGACGTCGCCGGTGACTACGTCGCCGGTGCGAACATCGCCGGCTTCCAGCGTGTCGCCGCGGCGATGCTCGCACAGGGCGTCATCTGA
- a CDS encoding gamma carbonic anhydrase family protein yields the protein MLYEHLGARPRIDDTAVIAPTAVISGDVEIGPNCQVLHGAVITAEGGPITLGEHVIVMENALIRATAANAVHIGDHTLVGTLASIAGATVGEEVFFASGARIFNGSIVGARCEIRVNAIVTRRAVLPEGTVVPIGWVAAGDPVQLFSPDQADEIAEAQPELDFPGHVFGVDRDTPDLMVQLTERYGSSLARHADDHAL from the coding sequence ATGTTGTACGAGCACCTCGGGGCTCGGCCCCGCATCGATGACACCGCCGTCATCGCGCCGACCGCTGTCATCTCGGGCGACGTGGAGATCGGACCGAACTGCCAGGTGCTGCACGGCGCCGTGATCACGGCGGAGGGCGGCCCGATCACGCTCGGCGAGCACGTGATCGTGATGGAGAACGCGCTGATCCGCGCCACCGCCGCGAACGCCGTGCACATCGGCGACCACACGCTCGTCGGCACACTGGCGAGCATCGCCGGCGCGACGGTGGGTGAGGAGGTGTTCTTCGCCTCGGGTGCCCGCATCTTCAACGGCTCGATCGTCGGTGCACGGTGCGAGATCAGGGTCAACGCGATCGTGACGCGTCGCGCCGTGCTTCCCGAGGGCACCGTCGTGCCGATCGGGTGGGTGGCGGCGGGGGATCCGGTGCAGCTGTTCTCACCGGATCAGGCGGATGAGATCGCCGAGGCGCAGCCTGAGCTGGACTTCCCCGGGCACGTGTTCGGCGTCGACCGCGACACCCCGGACCTCATGGTGCAGCTCACAGAGCGCTACGGGTCGTCATTGGCGCGGCACGCCGACGACCACGCGCTCTAG
- a CDS encoding VOC family protein: MTVTRLFPILRTNDLPRLVTFYERAFSASVEYRYEHEGRAVYVALAVGGGTIGIGYEPEVSPGDPVAIWLYVDDVDSAYSRATDAGATSVADPDDMPWGERVAQVRDPDGTLLHLGSAA, translated from the coding sequence ATGACGGTGACGAGACTGTTCCCGATTCTGCGCACGAACGACCTGCCGCGACTGGTGACGTTCTATGAGAGAGCGTTCTCGGCATCCGTGGAGTATCGCTACGAGCACGAGGGGCGAGCGGTCTATGTGGCGCTCGCAGTCGGCGGTGGCACGATCGGCATCGGCTACGAGCCCGAGGTGTCGCCCGGCGATCCTGTCGCGATCTGGCTGTACGTCGATGACGTCGACAGCGCGTACTCCCGCGCGACGGACGCCGGGGCGACCTCGGTCGCCGACCCTGATGACATGCCGTGGGGCGAGCGCGTCGCGCAGGTACGCGATCCCGACGGCACGCTGCTCCACCTCGGTTCGGCGGCCTGA
- the mfd gene encoding transcription-repair coupling factor, with product MTVPGILRALEKANLYHDALTWAQTDADLGLVDGLDAPTIAGLLDKRASQGHPASLLVIAPTGRRAESLSQALASFVPDAEILSFPAWETLPHERLSPSADTVGRRLDTLRRITTWSGERPLIVVASVRAALQPIAANLGDTAPLSLALGARGLELDDAVEQLVERAYTRVDMVSRRGEFALRGGILDVFPPTSEHPYRVEFFGDEIDQIRAFSVADQRSLPDEVDLVELPATRELLLTSDVRDKARSLVAGFPAIAGMLEKMAEGIPVEGMESLLPAVAGPLKSLAEYFAPGTAVALVDPERASARAQSLGETNREFLDAAWSAATSGASAPIDLGAGDFLSVARLREIVRERDGVWWRFSPFATDDADAANIDASIIPSFHGNVDGAIEFVAARLADGWRVVVVASGTGLVDRANDVLSDRGLAARPVQALTDEPDAGVATLVLGSLESGFQVPEAKLAVLTDNEFYGRTIGGDQRVVKKLASRRRNVVDPLQLKNGDHVVHATHGIAKFVEMTQREVSTGGRNATKTTRDYLVLEYAPSKRGYPGDKLYVPTDQLDLLSKYVGGEAPTLSKMGGSDWSAAKGKARRAVRDIAVELVKLYSARMSAKGHAFAPDTPWQRELEEAFPFAETQDQLQTIDEIKADMERPIPMDRLLSGDVGFGKTEVAVRAAFKAIQDGKQVAMLVPTTLLVKQHFETFTERFAGFPVKVRALSRFQTDKDARLTLDGLLDGSVDMVIGTHRILTDQVMFKDLGLLIIDEEQRFGVEHKDKLKKLKTNVDILAMSATPIPRTLEMAVTGIREMSTLATPPEDRHPILSFVGPRSDKQIAAAIRREILREGQIFFVHNRVQSIQRVASELAELVPEARIAVAHGRMGEHQLEQVVDDFWERKYDVLVSTTIVETGLDISNANTIIIDKADKYGLSQLHQLRGRVGRGRERAYAYFLYDDSKPLSETAADRLQTIAINNDLGSGTQVALKDLELRGAGNMLGAEQAGHIAGVGFDLYLRMIGEAVANFRGEDTSSDVELRMEIPVDARIPETYIDSERLRLEAYQKLSAAAAPSAKDDAIDLVLEELTDRYGTPPEEVDGLVAVARLRRRAAVAGLTDVVVMGSNLRVAPARLEDSMKVRLQRLYPKAKLVAGGEALVVPLPEDAELLAWVSQLLTALFPEPVKTGS from the coding sequence GTGACTGTTCCAGGGATTCTGCGCGCCTTGGAAAAGGCGAACCTTTACCACGACGCCCTCACCTGGGCGCAGACCGATGCCGACCTCGGACTCGTCGATGGGCTCGACGCCCCGACGATCGCCGGTCTCCTCGACAAGCGCGCGAGCCAGGGGCATCCGGCATCCCTTCTCGTCATCGCACCCACCGGACGGCGGGCGGAGTCGCTCTCTCAGGCGCTGGCCTCCTTCGTGCCGGATGCCGAGATCCTCAGCTTTCCCGCCTGGGAGACACTGCCGCACGAACGTCTCAGCCCGAGCGCCGACACCGTCGGGCGGCGCCTGGACACGTTGCGCCGCATCACCACCTGGTCGGGTGAGCGGCCGCTGATCGTGGTCGCCTCGGTGCGCGCAGCGCTTCAGCCGATCGCCGCCAACCTCGGTGACACCGCCCCGCTCAGCCTCGCGCTCGGCGCTCGCGGCCTCGAGCTCGATGACGCGGTCGAGCAGCTGGTCGAACGCGCCTACACGCGCGTCGACATGGTGTCCCGTCGGGGCGAGTTCGCGCTGCGCGGCGGCATCCTCGATGTCTTCCCGCCGACCAGCGAGCACCCGTACCGTGTCGAGTTCTTCGGTGACGAGATCGACCAGATCCGTGCGTTCTCGGTTGCCGATCAGCGGTCACTGCCCGATGAGGTCGACCTCGTCGAGCTGCCTGCGACGCGCGAGCTGCTGCTCACCTCGGATGTCCGCGACAAGGCGCGCTCGCTCGTCGCCGGGTTCCCCGCGATCGCCGGGATGCTGGAGAAGATGGCAGAGGGCATCCCGGTCGAGGGCATGGAGTCGCTGCTGCCCGCCGTCGCAGGTCCTCTGAAGTCGCTCGCCGAGTACTTCGCGCCCGGCACGGCCGTCGCCCTGGTCGATCCTGAGCGTGCGAGCGCCCGTGCGCAGAGCCTCGGCGAGACGAACCGGGAGTTCCTGGATGCCGCGTGGAGCGCGGCGACCTCCGGAGCATCCGCTCCGATCGACCTGGGTGCCGGAGACTTCCTCAGCGTCGCGCGGCTCCGTGAGATCGTCCGCGAGCGGGACGGCGTCTGGTGGCGGTTCAGCCCGTTCGCGACCGACGATGCGGATGCCGCGAACATCGACGCGTCGATCATCCCCTCGTTCCACGGCAACGTCGACGGCGCGATCGAGTTCGTGGCCGCGCGCCTGGCCGATGGCTGGCGGGTCGTGGTCGTGGCATCCGGAACCGGACTCGTCGACCGCGCGAACGACGTCCTCTCGGATCGTGGACTCGCCGCCCGCCCCGTCCAGGCCCTCACGGACGAACCGGATGCGGGTGTCGCGACGCTCGTGCTCGGATCCCTCGAGTCGGGATTCCAGGTTCCGGAGGCGAAGCTCGCCGTCCTCACCGACAACGAGTTCTACGGGCGCACGATCGGTGGCGATCAGCGAGTCGTCAAGAAGCTCGCATCGCGCCGCCGGAACGTCGTCGACCCGCTGCAGCTGAAGAACGGCGACCATGTCGTGCACGCCACGCACGGCATCGCGAAGTTCGTCGAGATGACGCAGCGCGAGGTCTCCACGGGCGGCCGCAACGCCACTAAAACGACGCGCGACTACCTCGTGCTCGAGTACGCGCCGTCCAAGCGCGGGTACCCGGGCGACAAGCTCTACGTGCCCACCGACCAGCTCGATCTGCTCTCCAAGTACGTCGGCGGCGAGGCCCCGACGCTGTCGAAGATGGGCGGCAGCGACTGGTCGGCGGCCAAGGGCAAGGCCCGCAGGGCGGTCCGAGACATCGCCGTCGAGCTCGTCAAGCTGTACTCCGCGCGCATGTCCGCCAAGGGCCACGCGTTCGCACCGGACACGCCGTGGCAGCGCGAGCTGGAAGAGGCCTTCCCGTTCGCCGAGACGCAGGATCAGCTGCAGACGATCGACGAGATCAAGGCCGACATGGAGCGGCCGATCCCGATGGACCGCCTCCTGTCCGGCGATGTCGGCTTCGGCAAGACCGAGGTCGCCGTGCGAGCGGCGTTCAAGGCGATCCAGGACGGCAAGCAGGTCGCGATGCTCGTCCCGACCACGCTGCTGGTCAAACAGCACTTCGAGACCTTCACCGAGCGCTTCGCCGGCTTCCCGGTGAAGGTGCGGGCGCTCTCGCGCTTCCAGACCGACAAGGACGCGCGTCTCACGTTGGACGGACTGCTGGACGGGTCGGTCGACATGGTCATCGGAACCCATCGGATCCTCACCGATCAGGTGATGTTCAAGGACCTGGGGCTGCTGATCATCGACGAGGAGCAGCGCTTCGGCGTCGAGCACAAGGACAAGCTCAAGAAGCTGAAGACGAACGTCGACATCCTCGCAATGAGCGCCACGCCGATCCCGCGCACGCTCGAGATGGCGGTGACCGGCATCCGCGAGATGTCGACCCTTGCGACGCCGCCGGAGGACCGGCATCCGATCCTCTCGTTCGTCGGACCCCGCAGTGACAAGCAGATCGCTGCGGCGATCCGTCGCGAGATCCTCCGCGAGGGGCAGATCTTCTTCGTGCACAACCGGGTGCAGTCGATCCAGCGGGTCGCAAGCGAGCTCGCAGAACTCGTCCCGGAGGCGCGCATCGCCGTCGCGCACGGCCGGATGGGCGAGCATCAGCTCGAGCAGGTCGTCGACGACTTCTGGGAGCGCAAGTACGATGTGCTCGTCTCGACGACGATCGTCGAGACGGGGCTCGACATCTCCAACGCCAACACGATCATCATCGACAAGGCCGACAAGTACGGCCTGTCGCAGCTGCACCAGCTGCGCGGGCGCGTGGGGCGCGGGCGCGAGCGCGCGTACGCGTACTTCCTCTACGACGACTCCAAACCGCTCTCGGAAACGGCGGCGGACCGGCTGCAGACCATCGCGATCAACAACGATCTCGGCTCCGGCACGCAGGTCGCGCTGAAGGACCTCGAGCTGCGCGGCGCCGGCAACATGCTCGGTGCGGAGCAGGCGGGCCACATCGCCGGCGTCGGCTTCGACCTGTACCTGCGGATGATCGGCGAGGCCGTCGCGAACTTCCGCGGCGAGGACACCTCGAGCGATGTCGAACTGCGCATGGAGATCCCGGTGGACGCCCGCATCCCGGAGACCTACATCGACAGCGAGCGGCTGCGCCTGGAGGCGTACCAGAAGCTGTCCGCCGCTGCGGCGCCCAGTGCCAAGGACGACGCGATCGACCTCGTGCTCGAGGAGCTCACCGACCGCTACGGCACTCCGCCGGAAGAGGTCGACGGGCTGGTCGCCGTCGCCCGCCTGCGCCGTCGCGCCGCCGTGGCCGGTCTCACGGACGTCGTCGTGATGGGCTCGAACCTGCGCGTGGCGCCCGCCCGCCTCGAGGACTCGATGAAGGTCCGGCTGCAGCGGCTCTACCCGAAGGCGAAGCTCGTCGCCGGGGGAGAGGCGCTGGTCGTGCCGCTTCCGGAGGATGCCGAGCTCCTCGCCTGGGTCTCGCAGCTGCTCACCGCGCTGTTCCCTGAGCCGGTCAAGACCGGAAGCTGA